The Streptomyces sp. Je 1-332 genome has a window encoding:
- a CDS encoding aspartate aminotransferase family protein: MGNPIAVSKDLSQTAYDHLWMHFTRMSDYENAPVPTIVRGEGTYIYDDKGKKYLDGLSGLFVVNAGHGRHELAETAYKQAQDLAFFPIWSYAHPQAVRLAERLANHAPGDLNKVFFTTGGGEAVETAWKLAKQYHKLTGNHTKYKVISRAVAYHGTPQGALSITGLPALKAPFEPLVPGAHKVPNTNIYRAPIHGDDPEAFGRWAADQIEQEILFEGPETVAAVFLEPVQNAGGCFPPPPGYFQRVREICDKYDVLLVSDEVICAFGRLGTMFACDKFGYVPDMITCAKGMTSGYSPIGACIVSDKIAEPFYKGDNTFLHGYTFGGHPVSAAVGNANLDIFEKEGLNQHVLDNEDAFYQTLRKLHDLPIVGDVRGNGFFYGIELVKDKATKETFNDEETERVLYGFLSKALFENGLYCRADDRGDPVVQLAPPLISTQETFDEIEGILRQVLTEAWTKL, from the coding sequence GTGGGGAACCCGATAGCCGTGAGCAAGGACCTCAGCCAAACCGCGTACGACCACTTGTGGATGCACTTCACCCGCATGTCGGACTACGAGAACGCACCCGTGCCCACCATCGTGCGTGGCGAAGGCACCTACATCTACGACGACAAGGGCAAGAAGTACCTCGACGGCCTCTCGGGCCTGTTCGTGGTCAACGCCGGACACGGTCGTCACGAGCTGGCCGAGACGGCGTACAAGCAGGCGCAGGACCTGGCCTTCTTCCCCATCTGGAGCTACGCCCACCCGCAGGCCGTCAGGCTCGCCGAGCGCCTGGCGAACCACGCGCCGGGCGACCTGAACAAGGTCTTCTTCACCACCGGTGGCGGCGAGGCCGTCGAGACCGCGTGGAAGCTGGCGAAGCAGTACCACAAGCTGACCGGCAACCACACGAAGTACAAGGTCATCTCCCGCGCGGTCGCCTACCACGGCACCCCGCAGGGCGCCCTGTCCATCACCGGTCTGCCCGCGCTCAAGGCGCCCTTCGAGCCGCTCGTCCCGGGCGCGCACAAGGTGCCGAACACGAACATCTACCGCGCCCCGATCCATGGCGACGACCCCGAGGCCTTCGGCCGCTGGGCCGCCGACCAGATCGAGCAGGAGATCCTCTTCGAGGGCCCCGAGACGGTCGCCGCCGTGTTCCTGGAGCCGGTACAGAACGCGGGCGGCTGCTTCCCGCCGCCGCCCGGGTACTTCCAGCGGGTCCGCGAGATCTGCGACAAGTACGACGTGCTGCTCGTCTCGGACGAGGTCATCTGCGCCTTCGGCCGCCTCGGCACGATGTTCGCCTGTGACAAGTTCGGCTACGTCCCGGACATGATCACCTGCGCCAAGGGCATGACGTCGGGCTACTCCCCGATCGGCGCCTGCATCGTCTCGGACAAGATCGCCGAGCCGTTCTACAAGGGTGACAACACCTTCCTGCACGGCTACACCTTCGGCGGCCACCCGGTCTCGGCCGCGGTCGGCAACGCCAACCTGGACATCTTCGAGAAGGAGGGTCTGAACCAGCACGTGCTCGACAACGAGGACGCGTTCTACCAGACCCTGCGCAAGCTGCACGACCTGCCGATAGTCGGCGACGTCCGCGGCAACGGCTTCTTCTACGGCATCGAGCTCGTGAAGGACAAGGCCACCAAGGAGACGTTCAACGACGAGGAGACCGAGCGCGTCCTGTACGGCTTCCTCTCCAAGGCGCTCTTCGAGAACGGCCTGTACTGCCGCGCCGACGACCGTGGCGACCCGGTCGTCCAGCTCGCCCCGCCGCTGATCTCCACCCAGGAGACCTTCGACGAGATCGAGGGCATCCTGCGCCAGGTCCTCACGGAGGCGTGGACGAAGCTCTGA
- a CDS encoding VOC family protein: MYQQMIFVNLAVDDVDSSKKFFTELGYSLNPQFTTDDCACVVISDTIVAMMLGKSKYQQFTEKQIADSRTTSEALICLSAESREKVDELVDKAVAAGGTAGRTQDFGMMYGRAFDDLDGHTWEIMWMDASAVEG; this comes from the coding sequence ATGTACCAGCAGATGATCTTCGTGAACCTCGCCGTGGACGACGTCGACAGCTCGAAGAAGTTCTTCACGGAGCTCGGCTACTCGCTGAACCCGCAGTTCACGACGGACGACTGCGCCTGCGTCGTGATCAGCGACACGATCGTCGCGATGATGCTGGGCAAGAGCAAGTACCAGCAGTTCACGGAGAAGCAGATCGCGGACTCACGGACGACCAGCGAGGCGCTGATCTGTCTGAGCGCCGAGAGCCGCGAAAAGGTCGACGAGCTGGTGGACAAGGCCGTGGCGGCAGGCGGCACGGCGGGCAGGACACAGGACTTCGGCATGATGTACGGCCGCGCCTTCGACGACCTGGACGGCCACACGTGGGAAATCATGTGGATGGACGCGTCCGCGGTGGAGGGGTAA
- a CDS encoding Lrp/AsnC family transcriptional regulator — protein sequence MHHGVVASRSADSSSSRHGNGSSSIDAVSLAIIEQLQEDGRRPYAAIGKAVGLSEAAVRQRVQKLLDQGVMQIVAVTDPLTVGFRRQAMVGINVEGDLDPVAEALTAMAECEYVVMTAGSFDLMVEVVCEDDDHLLDVINKRIRALPGVRSTESFVYLKLKKQTYMWGTR from the coding sequence GTGCACCATGGGGTCGTGGCCAGTCGCAGCGCAGATTCCAGCAGTTCCCGACACGGGAACGGTTCTTCGTCCATCGACGCCGTCTCCCTGGCGATCATCGAACAGCTTCAGGAGGACGGACGCCGTCCGTACGCCGCCATCGGCAAGGCCGTGGGCCTTTCCGAAGCGGCCGTGCGGCAACGCGTCCAGAAGCTGCTCGACCAGGGCGTGATGCAGATCGTCGCCGTCACCGACCCGCTCACCGTGGGTTTCCGGCGGCAGGCAATGGTCGGCATCAACGTCGAGGGCGATCTGGATCCCGTCGCGGAGGCGCTGACGGCCATGGCCGAGTGTGAGTACGTGGTGATGACCGCGGGCTCCTTCGACCTGATGGTGGAGGTCGTCTGTGAGGACGACGACCACCTTCTCGACGTGATCAACAAGCGCATCCGCGCCCTCCCCGGCGTGCGCTCCACCGAGAGCTTCGTCTATCTGAAGCTCAAGAAGCAGACCTATATGTGGGGAACCCGATAG
- a CDS encoding iron ABC transporter permease: MAVPVAFFAVFFAYPVAAIVARGLKVGGQWQFGRIAEVVGQSDVRHVLWFTTWQALASTALTLLIALPGAYVFARFEFRGKQILRAVVTVPFVLPTVVVGTAFLALLGRGGLLDEMWGVRLDTTVWAILLAHVFFNYAVVVRTVGGLWSQLDPRQEEAARMLGASRWTAWRTVTLPALGPAVAAASLMVFLFTFTSFGVVQILGGPAYSTLEVEIYRQTAQLLDLSTAAVLTIVQFAAVGAILAVHAWTVRRRESVLKLVDASVVARRPRGAGQWSLLGGVMVTIAVLILLPLGVLIERSLSGPDGYGFTYYKELTSAEGGAFLVPPIEAVWNSLQYALAATAIALAIGGLAAAALTRKAGRLVRGFDALLMLPLGVSAVTVGFGFLITLDKPPLDLRSTWILVPLAQALVGVPFVVRTMLPVLRAVDGRLREAAAVLGASPLRAWREVDLPMVRRALLIAAGFAFAVSLGEFGATVFIARPDNPTLPVAVARLLGRAGELNYGQAMALSTILMVVCAVSLLLLERLRTDRTTGEF; encoded by the coding sequence GGGCAGTCCGACGTCCGGCACGTGCTGTGGTTCACCACCTGGCAGGCGCTCGCCTCGACGGCGCTCACCCTGCTGATCGCGCTCCCCGGCGCGTACGTCTTCGCGCGCTTCGAGTTCAGGGGCAAGCAGATTCTGCGGGCCGTCGTCACGGTGCCGTTCGTGCTGCCGACCGTCGTCGTCGGGACCGCGTTCCTCGCGCTGCTCGGCCGGGGCGGGCTGCTCGACGAGATGTGGGGCGTACGCCTCGACACGACGGTGTGGGCGATCCTGCTCGCGCACGTCTTCTTCAACTACGCCGTCGTCGTACGGACCGTCGGCGGGCTCTGGTCGCAGCTCGACCCGCGCCAGGAGGAGGCCGCGCGGATGCTCGGCGCCTCGCGGTGGACCGCCTGGCGGACCGTCACGCTGCCCGCGCTCGGACCCGCGGTCGCCGCGGCGTCCCTCATGGTCTTCCTCTTCACGTTCACCTCCTTCGGTGTCGTGCAGATCCTCGGCGGACCCGCGTACTCGACGCTCGAAGTGGAGATCTACCGGCAGACCGCCCAGCTCCTCGACCTGTCGACGGCCGCCGTACTGACGATCGTGCAGTTCGCCGCGGTCGGCGCGATCCTCGCCGTGCACGCGTGGACCGTGCGCCGCAGGGAGAGTGTGCTGAAGCTGGTCGACGCCTCCGTGGTCGCGCGCCGCCCGAGGGGCGCGGGGCAGTGGTCGCTGCTCGGCGGGGTCATGGTCACGATCGCCGTGCTGATACTGCTGCCGCTCGGGGTGCTGATCGAGCGGTCGCTGAGCGGCCCCGACGGCTACGGCTTCACGTACTACAAGGAGTTGACGTCGGCGGAGGGCGGGGCGTTCCTCGTCCCGCCGATCGAGGCGGTCTGGAACTCGCTCCAGTACGCGCTCGCCGCCACCGCCATCGCCCTGGCGATCGGCGGGCTCGCCGCCGCGGCGCTCACCCGGAAGGCGGGCCGCCTGGTGCGCGGCTTCGACGCGCTCCTGATGCTGCCGCTCGGGGTGTCCGCGGTGACGGTCGGCTTCGGGTTCCTGATCACGCTGGACAAGCCGCCGCTCGACCTGCGCTCGACGTGGATCCTGGTGCCGCTCGCGCAGGCTCTGGTGGGCGTTCCCTTCGTCGTACGCACCATGCTTCCCGTCCTGCGCGCGGTGGACGGACGCCTGCGCGAGGCGGCGGCAGTGCTCGGGGCCTCGCCGCTGCGGGCGTGGCGGGAGGTCGACCTGCCGATGGTGCGGCGCGCGCTGCTGATCGCCGCCGGGTTCGCCTTCGCCGTGTCCCTGGGGGAGTTCGGCGCGACCGTGTTCATCGCGCGGCCGGACAACCCGACGCTTCCGGTGGCCGTGGCGCGGCTCCTGGGGCGGGCGGGGGAGCTCAACTACGGGCAGGCGATGGCACTTTCGACGATCTTGATGGTGGTGTGCGCGGTGTCGCTGCTGCTGCTCGAACGCCTCCGTACCGACCGCACGACCGGGGAGTTCTGA
- a CDS encoding maleylpyruvate isomerase family mycothiol-dependent enzyme — MTTWEYDRHRAEVAVQLGLLRETLAGVDLSVVVPTCPEWTLGYLARHVGGAVRWAERLVGTRATRGIPEEEVPGIRGPEGDDPAALDAWLAETAELVVRTMGGAQADTAVWSWSDRHDAGFWARRMTHEVAVHRADAAIAAGVPYEVAPDVAVDAIDEWLEIVQFVQRSDAEDSAAELRGAGRSIHLHATDVPSELNAEWVIEFVDDGFVWRRGHEKATVALRGPLTEVLLAFYRRRSLDSGAVEVLGERGLLEFWLERASFG; from the coding sequence ATGACGACATGGGAGTACGACCGCCATCGCGCCGAAGTCGCCGTCCAGCTGGGCCTCTTGAGAGAAACGTTGGCCGGGGTTGATCTGTCGGTCGTCGTGCCGACGTGTCCGGAGTGGACCCTCGGGTACCTCGCCCGGCATGTGGGGGGAGCCGTGCGCTGGGCCGAGCGGTTGGTGGGCACGCGGGCTACGAGGGGCATCCCGGAGGAGGAGGTTCCGGGGATCCGCGGTCCGGAGGGTGACGATCCCGCGGCCCTCGACGCGTGGCTGGCGGAGACCGCCGAGCTCGTCGTGCGGACGATGGGCGGCGCACAGGCCGATACGGCGGTGTGGTCCTGGTCCGACCGCCACGACGCCGGGTTCTGGGCGCGGCGCATGACGCATGAGGTGGCCGTGCATCGGGCGGATGCGGCGATCGCCGCGGGCGTCCCGTACGAGGTCGCGCCGGATGTCGCCGTCGACGCGATTGATGAGTGGCTGGAGATCGTGCAGTTCGTGCAGCGGTCCGATGCCGAGGACAGTGCCGCTGAGTTGCGTGGGGCGGGGCGCAGTATTCATCTGCATGCGACTGATGTGCCGTCGGAGCTGAACGCGGAGTGGGTCATCGAGTTCGTCGACGACGGCTTCGTGTGGCGGCGGGGGCACGAGAAGGCGACGGTTGCTCTGCGGGGGCCGCTTACTGAGGTGTTGCTGGCCTTCTACCGGCGGCGTTCCCTCGACAGCGGGGCCGTAGAGGTGTTGGGGGAGCGGGGGTTGCTGGAGTTCTGGCTGGAGCGGGCTTCGTTCGGGTGA
- a CDS encoding ABC transporter ATP-binding protein: MALLTLADATVRFGARAVLDAVALEVEEHEILCVLGPSGSGKSTLLRAVAGLQDLDGGQVLLGGRDQRGVPAHKRGVGLMFQDHQLFPQRDVAGNVAFGLRMHGASRGEQADRVAELLELVGLPGAQRRAVASLSGGEQQRVALARALAPRPRLLMLDEPLGQLDRSLRERLVVELRELFDELGTTVLAVTHDQGEAFALADRVVVMRDGRIAQSGTPLEVWRHPADEFVARFLGFDNIVDATVSGEVADTAWGKVPVPAGAGGPGGGPADGRRRLLVRPAGVRLVPADEGLACAVTARTFRGTHVAVHLEPRTGPRLEAACALRDAPGVGETVGVAFDVEDVVVLG, translated from the coding sequence ATGGCCTTGCTGACGCTGGCGGACGCGACCGTGCGGTTCGGGGCGCGGGCCGTCCTCGACGCTGTCGCCCTGGAGGTCGAGGAGCACGAGATCCTGTGCGTGCTCGGGCCGAGCGGCAGCGGCAAGTCGACGCTGCTGCGTGCGGTCGCCGGGCTCCAGGATCTCGACGGCGGGCAGGTGCTCCTCGGCGGGAGGGACCAGCGGGGTGTGCCCGCGCACAAGCGTGGGGTCGGCCTGATGTTCCAGGACCACCAGCTTTTCCCGCAGCGTGACGTGGCGGGCAATGTCGCCTTCGGGCTGCGGATGCACGGGGCTTCGCGGGGCGAACAGGCCGACCGGGTGGCCGAGTTGCTCGAACTCGTGGGGCTTCCGGGTGCGCAGCGCCGGGCCGTCGCCTCGCTCTCCGGCGGCGAACAGCAGCGGGTCGCCCTCGCGCGTGCGCTCGCACCGAGGCCGCGCCTGCTGATGCTCGACGAGCCGCTCGGGCAGCTCGACCGTTCGCTGCGGGAGCGGCTTGTCGTCGAACTCCGTGAACTGTTCGACGAGTTGGGTACGACGGTGCTCGCGGTCACGCACGACCAGGGCGAGGCGTTCGCGCTCGCGGACCGGGTGGTGGTGATGCGGGACGGGCGGATCGCCCAGTCCGGTACGCCACTTGAGGTCTGGCGGCATCCGGCTGACGAGTTCGTCGCACGTTTCCTGGGCTTCGACAACATCGTCGACGCGACGGTGTCCGGTGAGGTGGCCGACACCGCCTGGGGCAAGGTTCCGGTGCCGGCGGGTGCCGGGGGCCCTGGTGGGGGCCCGGCGGACGGGCGGCGCCGGCTGTTGGTGCGGCCGGCCGGGGTGCGGCTGGTGCCGGCCGATGAGGGGCTGGCGTGCGCGGTGACGGCACGTACGTTCCGGGGCACGCATGTCGCCGTCCATCTGGAGCCTCGGACGGGTCCGCGGCTTGAGGCGGCCTGTGCGTTGCGGGATGCGCCTGGGGTGGGGGAGACGGTGGGGGTGGCGTTTGATGTGGAGGATGTTGTGGTGTTGGGGTGA
- a CDS encoding gamma-aminobutyraldehyde dehydrogenase, with amino-acid sequence MTTELRRLRNYIDGEFRDAADGRTTEVVNPATGDAYATAPLSGQADVDAAMDAAAAAFPAWRDLTPAERQKALLKIADAFEERAEELIAAEVENTGKPTGLTRSEEIPPMVDQIRFFAGAARMLEGRAAGEYMEGLTSIIRREPIGVCAQVAPWNYPMMMGVWKFAPALAAGNTVVLKPSDTTPASTVLMAEIIGSIVPKGVFNVVCGDRDTGRAMVEHNTPAMASITGSVRAGMQVAESASKDLKRVHLELGGKAPVVVFDDADIAKAVEDISVAGFFNAGQDCTAATRVLVHESIHDEFVTALAKAAADTKTGQPDDEDVLFGPLNNANQLKQVSGFIDRLPAHAKVEAGGQRVGEKGFFYAPTVVSGLKQDDEIIQNEVFGPVITVQSFTDEAQAVSYANGVDYALASSVWTQNHARAMRMSKVLDFGCVWINTHIPLVAEMPHGGFKKSGYGKDLSAYGFDDYTRIKHVMTSIEG; translated from the coding sequence GTGACCACCGAGCTGCGCCGTCTGCGTAACTACATCGACGGAGAATTCCGGGACGCCGCCGACGGGCGGACCACCGAGGTGGTCAATCCCGCCACCGGCGACGCCTACGCCACCGCGCCCCTGTCGGGGCAGGCGGACGTCGACGCCGCCATGGACGCGGCCGCCGCCGCGTTCCCCGCCTGGCGCGACCTGACGCCCGCCGAGCGCCAGAAGGCCCTGCTGAAGATTGCCGACGCCTTCGAGGAGCGTGCCGAGGAGCTCATCGCGGCCGAGGTCGAGAACACGGGCAAGCCGACCGGACTCACGCGGTCCGAGGAAATCCCGCCCATGGTCGACCAGATCCGCTTCTTCGCGGGCGCGGCCCGGATGCTCGAAGGCCGCGCGGCCGGCGAGTACATGGAGGGTCTGACCTCCATCATCCGCCGCGAGCCGATCGGCGTCTGCGCGCAGGTCGCGCCCTGGAACTACCCGATGATGATGGGCGTTTGGAAGTTCGCCCCGGCGCTCGCCGCGGGCAACACCGTCGTCCTCAAGCCCTCGGACACGACCCCCGCGTCGACCGTCCTGATGGCCGAGATCATCGGCTCGATCGTCCCCAAGGGCGTCTTCAACGTCGTCTGCGGCGACCGTGACACCGGCCGTGCGATGGTCGAGCACAACACCCCCGCGATGGCCTCCATCACCGGCTCCGTGCGCGCCGGCATGCAGGTCGCCGAGTCCGCCTCCAAGGACCTCAAGCGGGTCCACCTGGAGCTGGGCGGCAAGGCGCCGGTCGTCGTCTTCGACGACGCCGACATCGCCAAGGCCGTCGAGGACATCTCCGTGGCGGGCTTCTTCAACGCGGGCCAGGACTGCACGGCCGCCACGCGCGTACTCGTCCACGAGTCCATCCACGACGAGTTCGTGACGGCGCTCGCCAAGGCCGCGGCCGACACGAAGACCGGCCAGCCGGACGACGAGGACGTGCTCTTCGGCCCGCTCAACAACGCCAACCAGCTGAAGCAGGTATCCGGCTTCATCGACCGCCTCCCGGCGCACGCCAAGGTCGAGGCGGGCGGTCAGCGGGTCGGCGAGAAGGGCTTCTTCTACGCCCCGACCGTCGTCTCGGGCCTCAAGCAGGACGACGAGATCATCCAGAACGAGGTCTTCGGCCCGGTCATCACCGTCCAGTCCTTCACGGACGAGGCGCAGGCCGTCTCGTACGCGAACGGCGTGGACTACGCGCTGGCCTCCTCGGTCTGGACGCAGAACCACGCGCGCGCCATGCGCATGTCCAAGGTCCTCGACTTCGGCTGCGTCTGGATCAACACGCACATCCCGCTGGTCGCGGAGATGCCGCACGGTGGCTTCAAGAAGTCCGGCTACGGCAAGGACCTTTCGGCGTACGGGTTCGACGACTACACGCGCATCAAGCACGTGATGACGTCCATCGAAGGCTAG
- a CDS encoding LOG family protein, with amino-acid sequence MLPTPEPAPASASAPAPSPRLPGGDREIESLAEFDEIAAGGSLAGCRVQAIDLMGRTSALTACDATGAVFLGCLMEPSAADAVRAAGALVFPPVPGLPFDPYRGLLHTPDELFAGLSEGGYEATPDARAYEWFQETKADGDVFSSMLRAIHDDSISDALDELLVSARVVGVMGGHAMARGTEAYEGAARLGRSLARAGFTVATGGGPGAMEAANLGAYASVFRDEMLDEALELLAKAPSFTPSVTEWARAAFDVRERWPDGGASVGVPTWFYGHEPPNAFATHLAKYFANATREDGLLARSNGGVIFLPGAAGTLQEIFDAATPNYYESRGEPAPMILVNHEHWTERLPAWPLLQALARGRSMESRIALVDRVEEVPDTLRGFSPSGA; translated from the coding sequence ATGCTGCCGACTCCCGAACCCGCACCCGCATCCGCATCCGCCCCCGCCCCCTCGCCCCGACTCCCGGGCGGCGACCGCGAGATCGAGTCGCTCGCCGAGTTCGACGAGATCGCCGCGGGCGGCTCGCTCGCCGGGTGCCGTGTCCAGGCCATAGACCTGATGGGGCGTACGTCCGCGTTGACGGCGTGCGACGCCACGGGCGCGGTGTTCCTCGGTTGCCTGATGGAGCCGAGCGCGGCGGACGCGGTCCGGGCCGCCGGGGCGCTGGTGTTCCCGCCCGTCCCCGGCCTGCCGTTCGACCCGTACCGCGGACTTCTCCACACGCCGGACGAGCTCTTCGCCGGGCTCTCCGAGGGTGGGTACGAGGCGACTCCCGACGCCCGTGCGTACGAGTGGTTCCAGGAGACCAAGGCCGACGGTGACGTCTTCTCCTCGATGCTCCGCGCGATCCACGACGACTCGATCTCGGACGCCCTGGACGAACTGCTCGTCAGCGCCCGGGTGGTGGGCGTGATGGGCGGCCACGCGATGGCCCGCGGCACGGAGGCGTACGAGGGCGCCGCCCGGCTCGGCCGCTCGCTCGCCCGCGCCGGGTTCACGGTCGCCACGGGTGGCGGGCCGGGCGCGATGGAGGCGGCGAACCTGGGCGCGTACGCGTCGGTCTTCCGCGACGAGATGCTGGACGAGGCGCTCGAACTCCTCGCCAAGGCCCCGTCGTTCACCCCCTCGGTCACGGAGTGGGCGCGGGCGGCCTTCGACGTGCGCGAGCGCTGGCCGGACGGTGGCGCTTCGGTGGGCGTCCCCACATGGTTCTACGGCCACGAGCCGCCGAACGCCTTCGCCACCCACCTGGCGAAGTACTTCGCGAACGCCACCCGCGAGGACGGCCTGCTCGCCCGCTCGAACGGGGGCGTGATCTTCCTCCCCGGCGCCGCGGGCACGCTCCAGGAAATCTTCGACGCGGCGACCCCGAACTACTACGAGTCCCGCGGCGAACCGGCCCCCATGATCCTGGTGAACCACGAACACTGGACGGAACGCCTCCCCGCGTGGCCGCTGCTGCAGGCGCTGGCACGGGGCCGCTCGATGGAGTCGCGGATCGCGCTGGTGGACAGGGTGGAGGAGGTCCCGGACACGCTCCGAGGTTTCAGCCCGTCCGGCGCTTGA